The genome window GAAGGCGTGGACGCCTTTGCGGAAAAACGCAAGCCCGTTTTCACGGGGAAATAACGCCTTTTCCCGAGCGCGTTCGCCGTACGGAACGAACTTTCCCGCGCTTGCCGCAGGCAGGCCCATCAAAGGAGAAACACCGTGAACCAGTTGTTCCCTATCTTTTATCCCAAAGCGATCGCCATCGTCGGCGCGTCCAAGGACCCGACGAAACGCGGTTTCCGCGCCGTCCAGAAGCTTGTGGAGGAAGGGTACGCGGGGCAGATTTACCCCGTCAACCCGAAAGAAGCGACCATCCTTGACATCAAGGCGTACCCGGATATCGCGTCCATTCCCGGTTCCGTGGACCTCGCCCTGGTGTGCACCCCGGCCAAAACCCTGCCGGACGTGATCGCCCAGTGCGGCCAGAAAGGCATCAAGGGTGCCGTGGTGCTCGCGGGCGGCTTCGCCGAGGCGGGCCCGGAAGGCGCGGCGTTGCAGGCGCAGATGGTCGAACAGGCCAAAAAGTATGGCGTGCGGATCGTCGGTCCCAACACCTCCGGCATTTTCAACACGCACTCCGCCTGCAACATCGTCGGTTTTTCAAACCTCAAGAAAGGCGGCGTGGGGCTGCTCACCCAGTCCGGCAACATGGCGCTGTCGCTTGCCACCGAGGCGCAAAGCTCCGGGGAGATCGGGCTTTCCACCTATGTCGGCATCGGCAACGAATCGGACATCCGCTTCGATGAATACCTGAAATTCTTCATGGACGACGAGAACACCAGCGCCCTTATCACCTATGTGGAAGGCGTCAAGGACGGCCCGAAGTTCCTGGAGGCGCTGCGCCTCGCCACGCGGAAAAAACCCGTGGTGATCTACAAATCCGGCCGGACCAGCGCCGGGCAGAGCTCCGCCAAATCCCACACCGGGGCGCTGGCGGGTGACTACGCCGTCAGTGAAGGCGTGCTGCGCCAGGCCGGGGCGATTCTGGCCAGAAAATCCGACGAAATCATGCCGTTGGCCGAAGCGCTTTCGCTCCTCGGGCCGTTGGCGTCCCGCCGGGTGGCCGTGTTGGCCGACGGGGGCGGGCATGCCACCATCGCCGCCGACAGCCTGACGGAACTCGGCATGCAACTGCCGCCGTTGTCGCAGGAAACGCAGGCGAAACTCGCCGCCATTCTGCCGGGGGGCGCGGCGCTGGTGAACCCGGTCGACGTGGCCGGCGGCACGGACGCGAACCCGGCCGTTTTCGCGGATTGCGTCGATATCATGTTGGCGGACCCCAGCGTTGACGGGCTTATCATTACCGGCCTTTTCGGCGGCTACGGCACGCGGTTTTCCGAAACATTGCTCCCCATAGAGCTGGAAACGTCGGACAAAATCGCGGCCCTGGGACGGCAATACAAGAAACCGATCCTGGTACACAGCCTGTATGGCAACCTGTGTCCGCACGACCGCCCGGAACCGCTGGTGCGCATCCGCAAGGCGGGTATTCCCGTTTACGCGTCGCTCGAAATGGGTACCCGCTGCATGCAGGCCATGGCGGAATTCGGCGAAGCCATCCGCCGCCCGGCGGACGCGGCTGTATCCGCCAAACGTCCGGCGTCGTTTGAACGTATCCTGGCCGCCTGCAAAAAGCAGGGCAGGGATTTCGTCATGGAGCATGAAGCGCGGGAAATCCTGGCCGAGGCGGGCGCCGCGCTGGCTCCCATCGCCCTTGCGGCAAGCGCTGACGAAGCGGCGAAGAGCTTCGCCTCCTTGGGAAAGGTCCCGGTGGCCATGAAGATCGTCTCCCGCGACATTATCCATAAGAGCGACGCGGGCGGGGTCATCCTGAACGTCACGGATGAGGACGGCGCGCGCAAGGCTTACGATCGGATTGTGGAGAATGCCGTCGCCTACGCCAAGAAACACGGCGGGAACGCCCCGGATATTACCGGCGTGCTCCTGACGCCCATGGCGAAAAAGGGCGGGGTGGAGGTCATCCTCGGCGTGGTGAAAGATCCCTCGTACGGGAGCGTCATGATGTTCGGCCTCGGCGGCGTGCTGGTCGAGGTGCTCAAAGACGTGGCCTTCCGGGCGATTCCTCTTTCGGAATACGACGCGCGCGCCATGATGGGCGAACTCAAGGGCAGAGCCATTCTTGACGGCGTGCGCGGGGCGAAGGGCGTGGACAAGGAAGCGCTCATCACACTCATGCAGCGTCTTTCCGCCCTGTGCGCGGCGTGTCCGGAAATCAAGGAACTCGATATGAACCCTGTTCTGGCCTACCCGGACGGGATCGACATCCTGGACGCCAGAATTTTGCTTGACCTGAAAATGTAAATGACTGTCCGCATTGTGTCGTATATTAAAAATATGATAGGGAGAGTGTAAGGAGCGGCACATGCGGATCAGCAGCACGGACGCCGCTATCCCGGCGGCGTCAGGACCGGCATCCGCAGCAAAGACCCAGTTGTTATCACGGACGTACCAACAATCAGTAGGAGGCAGTAGATGAAAAAGCGCATATTGGCACTCGGCTTGGTATTGGCTTTTGCTTTCGGCGGTACCGCTTTGGCGGCGCAGACCTTCGTCACCATCGGGTCCGGCGGCGTCGGCGGCACCTACTACCCGCTCGGCGGCGTGATGGCCGAGTTGCTTTCAAAGGGTGACGTCAACATCCGCGCCAACTCCCGCTCAACCTCCGCGTCCCGCGAAAACTGCCGTCTGGTCTCGAGCGATCAGGCGCAGATCGGCATGACCATGGGCTCCACCTTGTGGCAGGCCTATAACGGCACCGACGCGTTCAAGGACGACGGCAAACTCGACCTGCTCACGCTGATGCACATGTATGCGGCGCCGCAGCACATCGTTACGACCACCCGCACCGGCATCAAGACCTTTGACGACATGAAGGGCAAGAAGATTTCCGTCGGCGCGCCCGGCGGCGGCGACCAGGTTCTCACGAACATGATCCTGGCGGCGGCCGGCTGGACGGAAAAGGATTACAACAAGCAGCAGCTCACCCAGCCCGAAGCGGTAACCGCCCTGAAAGACGGCAACCTCGACGTGGCGTTCTTCAACTTCGCCATCCCCGGTTCCGCGGTCATGGAAATCGCGGCTGTCCGTGACGTCGTCCTGATCCCGATCCCCGACGCCGTCATCGAGAAGGTCGTGAAGGAAAACCCCTTCATGATGCCTTTCACCATCCCGGCCGGAACCTATGCGAAGCAGACCGAGCCCTGCAAGGTCGTGGCCGACGGTAACTTCCTCGTCGTCAGCTCCAAAATGGCCGATCAGGTCGCGTACGACTGCGTGAAGATCTTCATTGAGAAGCGCGACGAGATCAAGAAGACGACGCCGCACGCCTCCGAGTTCGTTCCGGAAAAGGCCGGCGTCGGCATTATCCCCTTCCATCCCGGTGCCGCGAAGTACTACGGGGAAAAGGGTGTAAAGGTTAAGACGAAATAAGGCGGGTTTCCCGATTGGTTCGGAGCCGTGCGACCCGCGCGGCTCCGGGCCTGCTCCGACAACTAGCTGAAAGCGGGAGGGATCCCCATGACGGACGACAAGAAAAATATAGACCTTGACGACATCGACAGATCCGGGTTGGACGGCAATATCGCGTCCGAAACGAGGATCGACCTGAGCAAGGTGGAACGCGTCGAGATCGACGACCCGGAAACCGGGAAAAAGCGCGTTCTGGCGGGATGGCAATTTTACGTCGTCGCGGCGCTCGCGCTCGCCGCCTCGTGCTTCCACCTCTACACGGCGGCGTTCGGCCTGTTGGACGCCATGACGCAGCGTTCCATCCACTTTCTGTTCATGGGATCCCTGGTCTTTTTGCTCTATCCCGTCACGGCCAAACGGCCGAAGGGCAAAATCGAGCTGTGGGACTGGGCCTGCGCGATCCTGATGGCCGTCTGCTGCGCCAACATCCTCTTCAACTTCGAAGCGATCGCCATGCGGGAAGGGCGTGCCACACAGTCCGACATCATCCTCGGCGTGCTCATGATTCTGCTCGTGATCGAGGCGACAAGGCGCTCCATGGGGTGGCCGCTCCCGATCGTCGCCACCGTGGCGATCCTGTATGGGATATTCGGCCCCTATTTCCCGGGCATGCTCGGGCACAGGGGGTTCAGCATAGACACGCTCGCCCCCTTCATGTACCTCCGTACGGACGGTATTTTCGGCGTCCCGTTGGGGGTTTCGGCTTCGTTCATTTTCCTGTTCTGCCTGTTCGGCGCTTTTCTCACCATAT of uncultured delta proteobacterium contains these proteins:
- a CDS encoding putative periplasmic binding protein (Evidence 3 : Function proposed based on presence of conserved amino acid motif, structural feature or limited homology), translating into MKKRILALGLVLAFAFGGTALAAQTFVTIGSGGVGGTYYPLGGVMAELLSKGDVNIRANSRSTSASRENCRLVSSDQAQIGMTMGSTLWQAYNGTDAFKDDGKLDLLTLMHMYAAPQHIVTTTRTGIKTFDDMKGKKISVGAPGGGDQVLTNMILAAAGWTEKDYNKQQLTQPEAVTALKDGNLDVAFFNFAIPGSAVMEIAAVRDVVLIPIPDAVIEKVVKENPFMMPFTIPAGTYAKQTEPCKVVADGNFLVVSSKMADQVAYDCVKIFIEKRDEIKKTTPHASEFVPEKAGVGIIPFHPGAAKYYGEKGVKVKTK
- a CDS encoding CoA-binding domain protein → MNQLFPIFYPKAIAIVGASKDPTKRGFRAVQKLVEEGYAGQIYPVNPKEATILDIKAYPDIASIPGSVDLALVCTPAKTLPDVIAQCGQKGIKGAVVLAGGFAEAGPEGAALQAQMVEQAKKYGVRIVGPNTSGIFNTHSACNIVGFSNLKKGGVGLLTQSGNMALSLATEAQSSGEIGLSTYVGIGNESDIRFDEYLKFFMDDENTSALITYVEGVKDGPKFLEALRLATRKKPVVIYKSGRTSAGQSSAKSHTGALAGDYAVSEGVLRQAGAILARKSDEIMPLAEALSLLGPLASRRVAVLADGGGHATIAADSLTELGMQLPPLSQETQAKLAAILPGGAALVNPVDVAGGTDANPAVFADCVDIMLADPSVDGLIITGLFGGYGTRFSETLLPIELETSDKIAALGRQYKKPILVHSLYGNLCPHDRPEPLVRIRKAGIPVYASLEMGTRCMQAMAEFGEAIRRPADAAVSAKRPASFERILAACKKQGRDFVMEHEAREILAEAGAALAPIALAASADEAAKSFASLGKVPVAMKIVSRDIIHKSDAGGVILNVTDEDGARKAYDRIVENAVAYAKKHGGNAPDITGVLLTPMAKKGGVEVILGVVKDPSYGSVMMFGLGGVLVEVLKDVAFRAIPLSEYDARAMMGELKGRAILDGVRGAKGVDKEALITLMQRLSALCAACPEIKELDMNPVLAYPDGIDILDARILLDLKM